A window of the Pseudomonas fluorescens genome harbors these coding sequences:
- a CDS encoding DUF3509 domain-containing protein, translating into MSLIQEKFTSLFSNFDVTTAPRPDGGILLTLKSADGKVFKRALTYQQLHAGDQLSWAISAIRRDLAEQASELPQIGMLQSQQRFALPTYHSM; encoded by the coding sequence ATGAGCCTGATCCAAGAAAAATTTACCTCCCTGTTCTCCAACTTCGACGTCACCACAGCGCCACGTCCCGATGGCGGGATTCTGCTGACGCTGAAGAGTGCCGACGGCAAAGTGTTCAAACGTGCACTGACCTATCAGCAACTGCATGCCGGCGACCAACTGTCGTGGGCGATCAGCGCGATCCGTCGTGATCTGGCCGAACAAGCCAGCGAGCTGCCGCAGATCGGCATGCTGCAAAGCCAGCAGCGTTTTGCCCTGCCGACCTATCACTCGATGTAA
- a CDS encoding long-chain-acyl-CoA synthetase produces the protein MRHAPSDTITWGMMLRKLPMIAKAIPRVVKGMKVANVKDPTQTCGLGWTFEQATLRNPDGPALLSGEVVLSYSQVNQWANRIAHYLIGQGIGKGDVVAVFIENRPELLVTILALAKVGAVSALLNTSQTRDTLIHSINLVTPAAIVVGEELLPAFAAVREQVSIPAARAWFVADQDTFSHPGIAPEGYINLISASADALGDNPASSRQIFFDDPCFYIYTSGTTGLPKAGVFKHGRWMRSSASFGMIALDMRPDDIVYCTLPLYHATGLCVCWGSAVNGASGFAIRRKFSARQFWSDVRRYRATTIGYVGELCRYLVDQPLSADDSRHDVRKMIGNGLRPGAWAEFKTRFGVDHICELYAASDGNIGFTNILNFDNTIGFSLMAWELVAYDQDSGEPIRGDDGFMRKVGRGERGLLLARIDDKAPLDGYTDPQKTAKVVLQDVFAKGDRFFNTGDLLRNIGFGHAQFVDRLGDTYRWKGENVSTTEVENLLLQHPHISEAVAYGVEIPNTNGRAGMAAITPAESLATLDFAELLAFARQRMPAYAVPLFLRVKVKMETTGTFKYQKTRLKNEGFDPGQTGDDPIYAWLPGTETYVQVTDEILADIRAGKFRY, from the coding sequence ATGCGCCACGCGCCGAGCGACACGATTACCTGGGGCATGATGCTCCGCAAACTGCCGATGATTGCCAAAGCCATCCCTCGGGTGGTGAAAGGCATGAAGGTAGCCAACGTCAAGGATCCGACCCAAACCTGTGGCCTGGGCTGGACATTCGAGCAAGCGACCCTGCGCAACCCCGATGGCCCCGCGCTGTTGTCGGGCGAGGTGGTGCTGAGCTATTCACAGGTCAACCAGTGGGCCAACCGCATCGCCCATTATTTGATCGGGCAGGGCATCGGCAAAGGCGATGTGGTGGCGGTGTTCATCGAGAACCGCCCGGAATTGCTGGTGACGATTCTGGCCCTGGCCAAGGTCGGCGCCGTCAGTGCGCTGCTCAATACCTCGCAGACCCGCGATACGCTAATCCACAGCATCAATCTGGTGACGCCAGCGGCGATTGTCGTCGGTGAGGAATTGCTGCCGGCGTTTGCGGCGGTGCGCGAGCAAGTGTCGATCCCGGCAGCGCGCGCCTGGTTCGTCGCCGATCAGGATACGTTCAGTCATCCGGGCATCGCGCCCGAGGGCTATATCAACCTGATCAGCGCCAGTGCCGACGCCTTGGGCGATAACCCGGCCAGCAGCCGGCAGATTTTTTTCGACGACCCCTGTTTCTATATCTACACCTCCGGCACCACCGGTTTGCCGAAAGCCGGCGTGTTCAAGCACGGGCGCTGGATGCGCAGCTCGGCGAGCTTCGGCATGATCGCCCTCGACATGCGCCCGGACGACATCGTCTATTGCACCTTGCCGCTGTACCACGCCACAGGGCTTTGCGTGTGCTGGGGTTCGGCGGTCAATGGCGCGTCGGGATTCGCGATTCGCCGCAAGTTCAGCGCCCGGCAATTCTGGAGCGATGTGCGCCGCTACCGCGCAACTACCATCGGCTACGTCGGCGAGTTGTGCCGGTATCTGGTGGATCAACCGCTCAGCGCCGACGACAGCCGTCACGACGTGCGCAAGATGATCGGCAACGGTCTGCGGCCCGGCGCGTGGGCCGAGTTCAAGACCCGTTTCGGTGTGGATCACATTTGCGAGCTGTACGCGGCCAGCGACGGCAATATCGGCTTCACCAACATCCTCAATTTCGACAACACCATCGGCTTCTCACTGATGGCCTGGGAACTCGTCGCCTACGACCAGGACAGCGGCGAGCCGATTCGCGGTGATGACGGGTTCATGCGCAAGGTCGGCCGGGGCGAGCGGGGCCTGTTGCTGGCGCGGATCGACGACAAGGCGCCGCTGGATGGCTACACCGATCCGCAGAAAACCGCCAAGGTTGTATTGCAGGACGTGTTCGCCAAGGGCGATCGCTTCTTCAACACCGGCGACCTGCTGCGCAATATCGGTTTCGGCCACGCACAGTTTGTCGACCGCCTCGGCGACACCTATCGCTGGAAGGGCGAGAACGTCTCGACCACCGAGGTCGAGAACCTGCTGCTCCAGCATCCGCATATTTCCGAAGCGGTGGCCTATGGCGTGGAAATTCCCAACACCAACGGGCGCGCCGGGATGGCGGCAATCACCCCGGCCGAATCTCTGGCCACCCTGGATTTCGCCGAACTGCTGGCCTTCGCCCGCCAGCGAATGCCGGCCTATGCCGTGCCGTTGTTCTTGCGGGTCAAGGTGAAAATGGAAACCACCGGCACCTTCAAATATCAGAAGACCCGCCTGAAAAACGAAGGCTTCGACCCCGGCCAGACAGGCGATGACCCGATTTATGCCTGGCTGCCGGGAACCGAAACCTACGTGCAGGTGACGGATGAAATCCTTGCGGACATCCGGGCAGGCAAGTTCCGTTATTGA
- a CDS encoding ankyrin repeat domain-containing protein: MSDQSRQMTPEEAAEFTEQVFNKAREGDAVMLDRLITAGLPVNLTNSKGDTLLMLASYYGHVDAVQVLLKHKADPEQRNGNGQSPIAGAAFKGDLAVVKALVAGGAQIEGASFDGRTALMMAAMFNRVEIVDFLIDQGADPKAKDANGITALDAARTMGAVDTTAQLEKLLG; the protein is encoded by the coding sequence ATGTCCGACCAAAGCCGCCAGATGACCCCCGAAGAAGCTGCCGAATTCACCGAGCAGGTATTCAACAAGGCGCGCGAGGGCGATGCGGTGATGCTGGATCGCCTGATCACGGCCGGCCTGCCGGTGAACCTGACCAACAGCAAGGGCGACACCCTGCTGATGCTCGCCAGCTATTACGGTCACGTGGACGCGGTGCAAGTGCTGCTCAAGCACAAGGCCGACCCGGAGCAACGCAACGGCAACGGCCAGAGCCCGATTGCCGGCGCGGCGTTCAAGGGTGATCTGGCGGTGGTCAAGGCATTGGTTGCCGGTGGGGCGCAGATCGAAGGCGCATCCTTCGATGGCCGCACGGCGCTGATGATGGCGGCGATGTTCAACCGGGTTGAAATCGTCGATTTCCTGATCGACCAAGGCGCCGACCCGAAAGCCAAGGACGCCAACGGCATCACCGCGCTGGACGCGGCCCGCACCATGGGTGCTGTGGACACGACCGCGCAGCTGGAAAAACTGCTGGGCTGA
- a CDS encoding PLDc N-terminal domain-containing protein — MGSTFNGLVGLIILALDIWAIINVLKSGAETGMKILWVLLIILLPVLGLIIWAIAGPRGNVRI, encoded by the coding sequence ATGGGTTCCACGTTCAACGGCCTGGTCGGCCTGATCATTCTTGCGCTCGACATCTGGGCGATCATCAATGTGCTGAAAAGCGGCGCCGAGACCGGGATGAAAATCCTCTGGGTGCTGCTGATCATCCTCCTGCCGGTGCTGGGCCTGATCATCTGGGCGATTGCCGGGCCGCGGGGCAATGTGCGGATCTGA
- the speE gene encoding polyamine aminopropyltransferase: protein MTVTKTSEYLETLYEGYGQRFRMEKLLHEVRTEHQHLVIFQNPRMGRVMALDGVIQTTEADEFIYHEMLTHVPILAHGTAKRVLIIGGGDGGMLREVTKHASVEHITMVEIDGTVVDMCKEFLPNHSKGAYDDPRLNLVIDDGMRFVATTTEKFDVIISDSTDPIGPGEVLFSENFYQACHRCLNEGGILVTQNGTPFMQIEEVKTTAGRLRSLFPDWHFYQAAVPTYIGGSMTFAWGSTNPAYRKLSREVLQQRFIGSGIVTRYYNPEIHIGAFALPQYVLQAVNKPSND, encoded by the coding sequence ATGACCGTCACCAAGACCAGCGAATACCTGGAAACCCTCTACGAAGGCTACGGCCAGCGTTTTCGCATGGAAAAACTGCTGCACGAAGTGCGCACCGAACACCAGCACCTGGTGATTTTCCAGAACCCGCGCATGGGCCGGGTGATGGCGCTGGACGGCGTGATCCAGACCACCGAAGCCGACGAATTCATCTACCACGAAATGCTCACCCACGTGCCGATCCTCGCCCACGGCACTGCCAAACGCGTGCTGATCATCGGCGGCGGCGACGGCGGCATGCTGCGCGAAGTGACCAAACACGCCAGCGTCGAGCACATCACCATGGTCGAGATCGACGGCACCGTGGTCGATATGTGCAAGGAGTTCCTGCCGAACCACTCCAAGGGCGCCTACGACGATCCACGTCTGAACCTGGTGATCGACGACGGCATGCGTTTCGTCGCCACCACCACTGAAAAGTTCGACGTGATCATTTCCGACTCCACCGACCCGATCGGCCCGGGCGAAGTGCTGTTCTCGGAAAACTTCTACCAGGCCTGCCACCGCTGCCTGAACGAGGGCGGCATCCTCGTGACCCAGAACGGCACGCCGTTCATGCAGATCGAAGAAGTGAAAACCACCGCTGGCCGCCTGCGCAGCCTGTTCCCGGACTGGCACTTCTATCAGGCGGCCGTGCCGACCTACATCGGCGGTTCGATGACCTTCGCCTGGGGCTCGACCAACCCGGCCTACCGCAAGCTGAGCCGCGAAGTGCTGCAACAGCGCTTCATCGGCAGCGGCATTGTCACCCGCTACTACAACCCGGAAATCCACATCGGTGCTTTCGCCTTGCCGCAATACGTGCTGCAAGCGGTGAACAAGCCAAGCAACGACTAA
- a CDS encoding ribonuclease E inhibitor RraB, with product MSTAYQEDISSSVLRRMKEGGFDFSRFHPIEFYAIFPDEERARRAAGKFRGESINAQVSARDDGAWSLELSKVMYATYDDIGDFEQGFSAVVEPLGGIIEGWGVKQEIRNRHRLN from the coding sequence ATGAGCACAGCCTATCAAGAAGACATCAGCAGCAGCGTGCTGCGCCGCATGAAAGAAGGCGGTTTCGATTTTTCCCGATTCCATCCCATCGAGTTCTACGCCATTTTCCCGGACGAGGAGCGGGCGCGCAGGGCGGCAGGCAAATTTCGCGGTGAATCCATCAATGCCCAGGTCAGTGCGCGCGACGACGGCGCCTGGTCGCTGGAATTGAGCAAGGTGATGTACGCAACCTACGACGACATTGGCGATTTCGAGCAGGGCTTTTCGGCGGTGGTCGAGCCCTTGGGCGGCATCATCGAAGGCTGGGGCGTGAAACAGGAGATCCGCAACCGGCACCGTTTGAACTGA
- a CDS encoding circularly permuted type 2 ATP-grasp protein, which produces MIRTYFDEMYDAGGQIRPHYREFARWLAETPDELLAQRRREADLLFHRAGITFTLYGDEQGTERLIPFDTIPRSIPASEWRIVERGCIQRVKALNMFLADLYHEQRIIKAGIIPAEQVLANEQYQLAMQGLDLHRDIYSHISGVDLVRDGDGTYYVLEDNLRTPSGVSYMLEDRKMMMRLFPELFAAQRIAPIDHYPNLLLDTLKSSSPIDDPSVVVLTPGRFNSAFFEHAFLAREMGVELVEGADLFVRDDKVFMRTTDGPKAVDVIYRRLDDAFLDPLAFRPDSMLGVPGLLSSYRSGNVVLANAIGTGVADDKSVYPFVTEMIRFYLDEEPILKNVPTWQCRNPSELSHVLANLPDLVVKETQGSGGYGMLVGPAATTAEIDAFRERIKAKPHAYIAQPTLSLSTCPTFVENGIAPRHIDLRPFVLSGRETRVVPGGLTRVALREGSLVVNSSQGGGTKDTWVVED; this is translated from the coding sequence ATGATCCGCACCTATTTTGATGAAATGTACGATGCCGGCGGCCAGATCCGCCCGCATTACCGGGAGTTTGCCCGCTGGCTGGCCGAGACGCCTGACGAACTGCTGGCCCAGCGGCGACGCGAGGCCGATCTGCTGTTCCATCGTGCCGGGATCACGTTCACGCTCTACGGGGACGAGCAAGGAACAGAACGCCTGATTCCCTTCGACACCATTCCGCGCAGCATCCCCGCCAGCGAGTGGCGGATCGTCGAGCGCGGCTGCATCCAGCGGGTCAAGGCGCTGAACATGTTCCTCGCCGACCTTTACCACGAGCAACGCATCATCAAGGCCGGGATCATTCCTGCCGAGCAGGTGCTGGCCAACGAGCAATACCAGTTGGCGATGCAAGGGCTGGATCTGCACCGCGATATCTATTCGCACATCTCCGGCGTCGATCTGGTGCGCGACGGCGACGGCACGTATTACGTGCTCGAGGACAACCTGCGCACGCCGAGCGGCGTGAGCTACATGCTCGAAGACCGCAAGATGATGATGCGCCTGTTCCCCGAACTGTTCGCGGCCCAGCGCATCGCCCCGATCGACCATTACCCGAACCTGCTGCTCGACACTCTGAAAAGCTCAAGCCCGATCGACGACCCGAGTGTCGTGGTGCTGACACCGGGACGGTTCAACAGCGCGTTTTTCGAGCATGCGTTTCTCGCCCGGGAAATGGGCGTGGAACTGGTGGAGGGCGCGGACCTGTTCGTGCGCGACGACAAAGTCTTCATGCGCACCACCGACGGCCCGAAAGCGGTAGACGTGATCTACCGCCGGCTCGACGACGCGTTCCTCGATCCGCTGGCGTTCCGCCCGGATTCGATGCTCGGCGTGCCGGGGCTGCTGTCATCGTATCGCTCCGGCAATGTGGTGCTGGCCAATGCCATCGGCACCGGCGTGGCGGACGACAAGTCGGTGTACCCGTTCGTTACCGAGATGATCCGTTTCTACCTCGACGAAGAACCGATCCTGAAGAACGTGCCGACCTGGCAATGCCGCAATCCGTCTGAACTTTCCCATGTACTGGCCAATCTTCCGGATCTGGTGGTCAAGGAAACCCAGGGCTCCGGCGGTTACGGAATGCTTGTGGGGCCGGCGGCGACAACCGCGGAAATCGATGCGTTCCGCGAGCGGATCAAGGCCAAGCCCCACGCGTACATCGCGCAACCGACGCTGTCGCTGTCGACCTGTCCGACCTTTGTCGAAAACGGCATTGCGCCGCGCCATATCGACCTGCGCCCGTTCGTATTGTCCGGCCGCGAAACCCGGGTCGTGCCCGGCGGTTTGACCCGTGTCGCCCTGCGTGAAGGCTCTCTGGTGGTGAATTCATCCCAGGGCGGCGGAACCAAGGACACCTGGGTGGTCGAGGATTGA
- a CDS encoding alpha-E domain-containing protein codes for MLSRTASDLYWMSRYLERAENLARMLDVSYSLSLMPQDGRGDGLHELAMPLLITGTLDDYLERHGELHAERLLHFFALDAANPASIYSCLGAARASAHAVRGRITADMWENINATWLEIRGIANQGLSRYGMSRFCEWIKERSHLFRGASYGTIMRNDAFRFIRLGTFIERADNTLRLLDARYEMAGDQAEAVSDGTAHAYYQWSALLRALSSFEAYTEIYRDAPGARHVAELLLLRADVPRSLRACTEEIDQILAQLPGANGRPAQRLAAEMDARLRYTGIQEILEEGLHAWLTEFIPLVRQLGNAIHSSYLEAA; via the coding sequence ATGTTAAGTAGAACTGCCTCGGATCTGTACTGGATGTCGCGTTACCTGGAGCGGGCGGAAAACCTCGCACGGATGCTCGATGTCAGCTATTCGCTGTCGCTGATGCCGCAGGACGGCCGTGGCGACGGTCTGCACGAACTGGCGATGCCGCTGCTGATCACCGGCACGCTGGACGATTACCTGGAACGTCACGGCGAGCTGCATGCCGAGCGCTTGCTGCACTTCTTCGCCCTCGACGCGGCCAACCCGGCGAGCATCTACAGCTGCCTCGGCGCGGCGCGGGCCAGCGCCCATGCGGTGCGCGGGCGAATCACCGCCGACATGTGGGAAAACATCAACGCCACGTGGCTGGAGATCCGCGGGATCGCCAATCAGGGCCTCAGCCGTTACGGCATGAGTCGATTCTGCGAGTGGATCAAGGAACGTTCGCACCTGTTTCGGGGCGCGTCCTACGGCACCATCATGCGCAACGACGCGTTTCGTTTTATTCGCCTGGGGACGTTTATCGAGCGGGCGGACAATACGCTGCGACTACTCGATGCTCGCTACGAAATGGCCGGGGATCAGGCGGAAGCGGTCAGCGACGGCACCGCTCACGCCTATTACCAGTGGAGTGCGCTGTTGCGGGCGCTGTCATCGTTCGAGGCCTACACCGAGATCTATCGCGATGCGCCCGGCGCCCGGCATGTCGCCGAGCTGCTGCTATTGCGCGCCGACGTACCGCGTTCCCTCCGGGCCTGCACCGAGGAAATCGACCAGATTCTCGCGCAGTTGCCGGGGGCCAACGGTCGCCCTGCACAAAGGCTGGCGGCAGAAATGGACGCGCGTCTGCGCTACACCGGCATTCAGGAAATTCTCGAGGAAGGGCTGCACGCCTGGCTCACCGAATTCATCCCGCTGGTGCGCCAGCTGGGCAACGCCATTCACAGTTCCTACCTGGAGGCCGCATGA
- a CDS encoding transglutaminase family protein: protein MRLSISHETTYHYEDQVRASIQYLRLTPHDSERQHVLSWQLDLPRPVRAQLDPFGNILHVLTMDEPHEAIIIGARGQVDIDELREAEHESQSALPFLRFTRLTEADEALRAFAEKSCKQRRDRNALIDLMHGLNQHMTYKPGATEVDTSAAEAFAGRAGVCQDHAHAFLACARSLGVPSRYVSGYLYSEDCEHLASHAWAEAWIDDAWYSFDVTNELARPERHLKLAVGLDYLDACPVRGMRRGGGSEQMHAKVLVSPTPAPIISVQQQ from the coding sequence ATGAGACTTTCCATCAGCCACGAGACCACCTATCACTACGAAGATCAGGTGCGCGCGAGCATCCAGTACCTGCGCCTGACACCCCACGACAGCGAGCGTCAGCACGTGCTGAGCTGGCAGCTCGACCTGCCGCGCCCGGTGCGCGCCCAGCTCGATCCGTTCGGCAACATCCTGCATGTGTTGACCATGGATGAGCCCCACGAAGCGATCATCATCGGTGCCCGGGGGCAGGTCGATATCGACGAGTTGCGCGAAGCCGAGCATGAGAGCCAGTCGGCGCTGCCATTCCTGCGGTTCACCCGGCTGACCGAGGCTGACGAGGCGCTGCGGGCGTTTGCCGAGAAATCCTGCAAACAGCGCCGGGACCGCAATGCACTGATCGACCTGATGCATGGGCTTAACCAGCACATGACCTACAAGCCGGGCGCCACCGAAGTCGACACCAGCGCCGCCGAAGCGTTTGCCGGGCGGGCGGGTGTTTGCCAGGATCACGCTCATGCGTTTCTGGCCTGCGCGCGCAGCCTTGGGGTGCCGTCACGTTATGTGTCGGGTTATCTGTACAGCGAGGATTGCGAGCATCTGGCCAGCCACGCCTGGGCCGAGGCCTGGATCGATGACGCCTGGTACAGCTTTGACGTGACCAATGAGCTGGCGCGGCCGGAGCGGCACCTGAAACTGGCGGTGGGTCTGGATTATCTGGATGCCTGCCCGGTGCGCGGCATGCGCCGGGGCGGCGGTTCAGAGCAGATGCACGCGAAGGTGCTGGTGTCGCCGACACCAGCGCCAATCATCTCGGTGCAGCAGCAGTAA
- a CDS encoding c-type cytochrome, with protein sequence MLLSMPLSAAQLNLELGASSRTWQTEELLKHPQVQTLTVKNDVSYKKDMTYRAVPIAALLTGIKPEDHLQAVALDGFAAELSAAPLLNNKGSHAWLAIEDPAQPWPPLSEGKHSAGPFYLVWTDPQAGNISPEQWPFEVASIKRMAPVAERFPALLPDPALKADDPVNQGFALFQKNCLACHRLNGAGDAQFGPDLNIPYNPTEYFGADFLKRYIRDPQSLRQWPQAKMPGFYAEVLPDADLQKLVGYLQHMAGRKIAPAK encoded by the coding sequence ATGCTGCTGAGCATGCCCCTGTCTGCCGCGCAGCTGAACCTGGAGCTGGGCGCGAGCAGCCGCACCTGGCAGACCGAGGAGTTGCTCAAGCATCCTCAGGTACAAACCCTCACGGTCAAGAATGATGTGTCCTACAAGAAGGACATGACTTATCGCGCCGTGCCGATTGCCGCGCTGCTGACCGGCATCAAACCCGAAGATCACCTGCAAGCCGTGGCACTGGACGGTTTTGCCGCAGAGCTGTCCGCCGCGCCGCTACTGAACAACAAAGGCTCACACGCCTGGCTGGCCATTGAAGATCCGGCACAGCCCTGGCCGCCGCTGTCGGAAGGCAAGCACAGCGCCGGGCCGTTCTATCTGGTGTGGACCGATCCGCAGGCCGGCAATATCAGCCCGGAACAATGGCCGTTCGAAGTGGCGAGCATCAAGCGCATGGCGCCGGTGGCCGAGCGCTTCCCTGCCCTGCTGCCGGATCCTGCGTTGAAGGCCGATGACCCGGTGAATCAGGGCTTTGCGCTGTTCCAGAAGAACTGCCTGGCCTGCCATCGCCTGAATGGCGCGGGGGATGCGCAGTTCGGGCCGGACCTGAATATTCCCTATAACCCGACCGAGTACTTCGGCGCGGACTTCCTCAAGCGCTACATCCGCGATCCGCAGAGTCTGCGCCAGTGGCCGCAGGCGAAGATGCCGGGGTTTTACGCCGAAGTGTTGCCGGATGCGGATCTGCAGAAACTGGTGGGGTATTTGCAGCACATGGCCGGGCGCAAGATTGCGCCCGCCAAGTAA
- a CDS encoding acetyl-CoA C-acetyltransferase — protein MTQALIFDALRTPRGKGKADGSLHSVKPVNLVAGLLSALQTRTELDTSQVDDVVLGCVTPIGDQGSDIAKTAVQVADWDVSVAGVQINRFCASGLEAVNLGAMKVRSGFEDLVVVGGVESMSRVPMGSDGGAWALDPQTNLHSHFTPQGVGADLIATLEGFSRQDVDAYALHSQQKAARARADGSFNKSLVPVQDQNGIILLDHDEFIRAESTLEGLGKLKPSFEMIGQMGFDATALRVYSHVERINHVHTPGNSSGIVDGAALMLIGSEAKGRALGLQPRARIVATAVTSTDPTIMLTGPAPATRKALAKAGLRVEDIDLFEVNEAFASVVLKFIKDMAVDPDKVNVNGGSIAMGHPLGATGCAILGTLLDELEARRLRYGLATLCVGGGMGIATIIERL, from the coding sequence ATGACCCAAGCTTTGATTTTCGACGCGTTACGCACGCCCCGTGGCAAGGGCAAGGCCGACGGTTCGCTGCACAGCGTCAAACCCGTGAACCTGGTGGCCGGGCTGCTGAGCGCGTTGCAGACGCGCACGGAGCTGGACACCAGCCAGGTCGATGACGTGGTGCTCGGTTGTGTCACGCCGATTGGCGATCAAGGCTCGGACATTGCCAAGACCGCCGTGCAGGTGGCCGATTGGGACGTCAGTGTTGCGGGCGTGCAGATCAACCGCTTCTGCGCCTCGGGGCTGGAAGCGGTGAACCTCGGGGCGATGAAAGTGCGTTCCGGGTTCGAAGACCTGGTGGTGGTGGGTGGCGTCGAATCCATGTCCCGCGTGCCGATGGGTAGCGACGGTGGCGCTTGGGCGCTGGATCCGCAGACCAACCTGCACAGCCATTTCACACCACAAGGTGTCGGCGCCGACCTGATCGCCACCCTTGAAGGTTTCAGCCGGCAGGACGTCGATGCCTACGCGCTGCACTCGCAGCAGAAAGCCGCCCGTGCCCGGGCTGACGGTTCGTTCAACAAGTCGCTGGTGCCGGTGCAGGATCAGAACGGCATCATCCTGCTCGATCACGATGAATTCATTCGCGCCGAGTCGACCCTCGAAGGGCTGGGCAAGCTCAAGCCGAGTTTCGAAATGATCGGCCAGATGGGTTTCGACGCCACGGCATTGCGGGTCTACAGCCATGTCGAGCGGATCAACCATGTGCACACGCCGGGCAACAGTTCGGGGATCGTCGACGGCGCGGCGCTGATGCTGATCGGCTCCGAAGCGAAGGGGCGCGCGTTGGGCCTGCAACCCCGGGCACGGATTGTCGCCACGGCGGTCACCAGCACCGACCCGACCATCATGCTCACCGGCCCGGCGCCGGCCACTCGCAAAGCGCTGGCCAAGGCCGGGCTGCGGGTGGAGGACATCGACCTGTTCGAGGTCAACGAGGCGTTCGCCTCGGTGGTGCTGAAGTTCATCAAGGACATGGCCGTCGACCCGGACAAGGTCAACGTCAATGGCGGCTCGATCGCCATGGGCCATCCGCTGGGCGCCACCGGCTGCGCGATCCTCGGCACCTTGCTCGATGAACTGGAAGCCCGGCGCCTGCGCTACGGCCTCGCGACGTTGTGCGTCGGCGGCGGTATGGGCATCGCCACCATCATCGAACGCCTCTGA